One Gadus morhua chromosome 13, gadMor3.0, whole genome shotgun sequence genomic window carries:
- the LOC115557165 gene encoding transcription initiation factor TFIID subunit 4 isoform X4 — protein MSSRPMGPGSMVRQASPVAPTTTLHRPPVLQSSGGPVPPGSATSTSPETTVAPPTSGPISNETMENVKKCRNFLSTLIKLASTGKQSAQTAENVKELVKELLEGKLEAEDFTSKLYSELNSSPQPYLVPFLKRSLPALRQLTPNAALFAQQSHVPQPTASTPPPAKQPSSPATVVLRSPAPHLTTAVTRPQVQPDISRPGPVNQMLLQPQPLAVGMRPPVNMATAPMVTPRTQSPGKILVGPQQLRQLTSGRSTCLLCQRCVWSVCRCDADTSVFPVGPPGRTGLLPVFKPVPPAAASLAQKNQLKEAGGTFKDEDDINDVASMAGVNLTEESARILATNSELVGAVTRSCKDEAFLSTAVLQRRMLEIGKKFGVSELGVDVGTFVSHATQQRLQNLLEKVTQVAQHKNFSFKEESSYEGSSDVRAQLRFFEQLDQLEKQRKEGQERQILLKAAKSRARQEDPEQLRLKQKAKEMQQQELAMMRQKEANLTALAAIGPRKPRKPADASASAGAAEGSGSGSSLGAGSSGSRPTRQRITRINLKDLLFCLETERPTAHSQFLYKGFLK, from the exons AGCTCCGGTGGACCTGTGCCACCTGGCTCAGCAACCAGCACGAGCCCTGAGACCACCGTGGCCCCGCCTACCTCAGGACCCATCAGCAAT GAAACAATGGAAAACGTGAAAAAATGCAGGAACTTCCTGTCCACGCTGATCAAGCTGGCGTCGACGGGCAAGCAGTCGGCACAGACAGCGGAAAACGTCAAAGAACTGGTCAAGGAGCTTCTG GAGGGCAAGCTGGAGGCCGAGGACTTCACCAGCAAACTGTACAGCGAACTCAACTCCTCACCACAGCCTTACCTAGTGCCTTTCCTCAAG AGAAGCCTCCCAGCTCTAAGGCAGCTCACCCCCAATGCAGCGCTGTTCGCCCAGCAGAGCCACGTCCCCCAgcccaccgcctccaccccaccccctgCCAAACAGCCTTCCTCCCCGGCCACGGTGGTCCTGAGGAGCCCCGCCCCTCATCTCACCACGGCGGTAACCAGGCCCCAGGTCCAGCCGGACATCAGCAGACCTGGACCCGTAAACCAAATG CTTCTCCAACCTCAGCCGCTGGCGGTAGGGATGCGACCGCCGGTTAACATGGCAACAGCCCCTATGGTGACGCCCAGGACCCAGAGCCCTGGAAAGATCCTTGTGGGACCCCAGCAGCTCAGGCAGCTGACCTCAGGTCGGTCCACCTGCCTCCTCTGCCAGAGATGTGTCTGGTCCGTGTGTCGGTGTGATGCAGATACCTCTGTTTTCCCTGTAGGTCCTCCCGGAAGGACAGGCCTCCTGCCTGTGTTTAAACCTGTTCCACCTGCCGCTGCATCTCTTGCACAGAAGAATCAGCTGAAAGAGGCTGGGGGGACTTTCAA ggaCGAAGATGACATCAACGACGTGGCCTCCATGGCAGGAGTCAACCTGACGGAGGAGAGTGCACGTATCCTAGCAACCAACTCTGAGCTGGTGGGGGCAGTGACACGCTCCTGTAAGGACGAGGCCTTCCTCTCTACAGCCGTGCTGCAGCGGAGGATGCTGGAGAtag GGAAGAAGTTTGGTGTGAGCGAGCTGGGCGTTGACGTGGGGACGTTTGTATCTCACGCCACTCAGCAGCGTCTCCAGAACCTTCTGGAAAAGGTGACTCAGGTGGCACAACACAAGAACTTCAGCTTCAAG GAGGAGAGCAGCTATGAGGGCAGCAGTGACGTGCGTGCCCAGTTACGCTTCTTTGAGCAGCTTGACCAGctggagaaacagagaaaggaggggcaggagagacAGATCCTTCTCAAGGCAGCTAAG tCTCGTGCCCGCCAGGAGGACCCTGAGCAGCTGCGCCTCAAACAGAAGGCCAAGGAG atgCAGCAGCAGGAGCTGGCCATGATGCGACAGAAAGAGGCCAACCTCACCGCCCTGGCGGCCATCGGCCCCAGGAAGCCCAGGAAGCCTGCGGACGCGTCGGCCTCCGCTGGGGCAGCCGAG GGCTCTGGATCGGGGTCTTCGCTGGGTGCGGGGTCGTCGGGGTCCAGACCCACGCGGCAGCGCATCACACGCATCAACCTCAAGGACCTGCTGTTCTgcctggagacagagaggcccACCGCACACTCTCAGTTCCTCTACAAGGGCTTCCTCAAGTAG